One genomic window of Cydia pomonella isolate Wapato2018A chromosome 6, ilCydPomo1, whole genome shotgun sequence includes the following:
- the LOC133518728 gene encoding cilia- and flagella-associated protein 20 isoform X1 produces MVYLAKENLCLPRKIVTAYSYIGSKPLQIWDKKVRNGHIKRITDNDIQSLVLEIVGTNVSTTYITCPADPKKTLGIKLPFLVMIIKNLKKYFTFEVQVLDDKNVRRRFRASNYQSTTRVKPFICTMPMRLDEGWNQIQFNLADFTRRAYGTNYVETLRVQIHANCRIRRVYFSDRLYSEDELPAEFKLFLPIQNKAKATVAT; encoded by the exons ATGGTGTACTTAGCAAAAGAAAACCTTTGTCTACCTAGAAAAATTGTGACAGCATACTCTTA TATTGGCAGCAAACCGCTGCAGATATGGGACAAGAAGGTTCGAAATGGTCACATAAAGAGGATTACGGACAACGACATTCAAAGTCTGGTGCTAGAAATTGTCGGGACCAACGTTAGCACCACGTACATAACATGTCCTGCAGACCCGAAGAAGACGCTCGGCATCAAGCTACCATTCTTAGTTATGATCATTAAGAACCTGAAGAAGTACTTCACATTCGAAGTCCAG GTTTTGGACGACAAAAATGTACGACGAAGGTTCAGAGCAAGTAACTATCAATCAACTACTCGTGTGAAACCATTCATTTGCACCATGCCAATGCGACTTGATGAGGGCTGGAACCAAATCCAATTTAACTTGGCTGATTTCACCCGGAGAGCTTATGGAACTAATTATGTAGAAACCCTCAGGGTCCAGATACATGCAAACTGTAGGATAAGGAGAGTTTACTTCTCCGATAGATTGTACTCTGAGGATGAGCTGCCAGCAGAATTCAAACTATTCCTTCCCATACAGAATAAAGCAAAAGCAACAGTAGCTACCTAA
- the LOC133518728 gene encoding cilia- and flagella-associated protein 20 isoform X3 — protein MKLLVLLSECLCIGSKPLQIWDKKVRNGHIKRITDNDIQSLVLEIVGTNVSTTYITCPADPKKTLGIKLPFLVMIIKNLKKYFTFEVQVLDDKNVRRRFRASNYQSTTRVKPFICTMPMRLDEGWNQIQFNLADFTRRAYGTNYVETLRVQIHANCRIRRVYFSDRLYSEDELPAEFKLFLPIQNKAKATVAT, from the exons ATGAAATTACTGGTCCTGCTAAGTGAGTGTTTGTG TATTGGCAGCAAACCGCTGCAGATATGGGACAAGAAGGTTCGAAATGGTCACATAAAGAGGATTACGGACAACGACATTCAAAGTCTGGTGCTAGAAATTGTCGGGACCAACGTTAGCACCACGTACATAACATGTCCTGCAGACCCGAAGAAGACGCTCGGCATCAAGCTACCATTCTTAGTTATGATCATTAAGAACCTGAAGAAGTACTTCACATTCGAAGTCCAG GTTTTGGACGACAAAAATGTACGACGAAGGTTCAGAGCAAGTAACTATCAATCAACTACTCGTGTGAAACCATTCATTTGCACCATGCCAATGCGACTTGATGAGGGCTGGAACCAAATCCAATTTAACTTGGCTGATTTCACCCGGAGAGCTTATGGAACTAATTATGTAGAAACCCTCAGGGTCCAGATACATGCAAACTGTAGGATAAGGAGAGTTTACTTCTCCGATAGATTGTACTCTGAGGATGAGCTGCCAGCAGAATTCAAACTATTCCTTCCCATACAGAATAAAGCAAAAGCAACAGTAGCTACCTAA
- the LOC133518728 gene encoding cilia- and flagella-associated protein 20 isoform X2 yields MFKNTFQSGFLSILYSIGSKPLQIWDKKVRNGHIKRITDNDIQSLVLEIVGTNVSTTYITCPADPKKTLGIKLPFLVMIIKNLKKYFTFEVQVLDDKNVRRRFRASNYQSTTRVKPFICTMPMRLDEGWNQIQFNLADFTRRAYGTNYVETLRVQIHANCRIRRVYFSDRLYSEDELPAEFKLFLPIQNKAKATVAT; encoded by the exons ATGTTCAAAAACACATTTCAGTCCGGTTTCCTCTCGATTCTTTACAGTATTGGCAGCAAACCGCTGCAGATATGGGACAAGAAGGTTCGAAATGGTCACATAAAGAGGATTACGGACAACGACATTCAAAGTCTGGTGCTAGAAATTGTCGGGACCAACGTTAGCACCACGTACATAACATGTCCTGCAGACCCGAAGAAGACGCTCGGCATCAAGCTACCATTCTTAGTTATGATCATTAAGAACCTGAAGAAGTACTTCACATTCGAAGTCCAG GTTTTGGACGACAAAAATGTACGACGAAGGTTCAGAGCAAGTAACTATCAATCAACTACTCGTGTGAAACCATTCATTTGCACCATGCCAATGCGACTTGATGAGGGCTGGAACCAAATCCAATTTAACTTGGCTGATTTCACCCGGAGAGCTTATGGAACTAATTATGTAGAAACCCTCAGGGTCCAGATACATGCAAACTGTAGGATAAGGAGAGTTTACTTCTCCGATAGATTGTACTCTGAGGATGAGCTGCCAGCAGAATTCAAACTATTCCTTCCCATACAGAATAAAGCAAAAGCAACAGTAGCTACCTAA